ATTCCCAGCAAGGTTAAGCCACCACCTATATAGTGGAACAGCTGCAAATGCTCTCCCAGCAAAGCCACCGCAATCAATGCCGTAAATAAGGGCAATAGATTCATAAAAATACTATTACGATTCGGCCCTAAATGTCTCACCCCTTCTATCCATAAATATGACAACAGCACCGATGAAAAAATACTGGCATAGACAATCAGTGGAATGGTCTGTTGATTCAGTTGCATCTGCGAAGCAGGCAAAAATATAAAAAATGGCAAGACATAAACAATCGCAAAACAGGATTGCACAAAATTCGATTGCCACGCAGGGATCGGCATTTTCCAGCGTTTCAGTAACACACCATATAAGGCATAGCCTGCCGCCGCAATGAGCATCAAACCATCACCCAAATGTACACCTTGCTTCCAGATATCGGTAATTGAACCATGGCTCAGCAAATACAAGATGCCATAAAAAGATAAAGCGCCTCCGAACAACATGCCATAGCTCAGCCGATCTTTCAGCATCGCACTACTTAAGATCATGGTCAGTAAAGGAATCAAGGCGGTGACAATCGCCATATTGGTGGCTGTGGTGGTGGATGCTGCCTGATAAGACAAGAACTGGAATAGAGACACAGACAGAAAACCACCCAATGCCAACTGTTTCCAATACTGTTTGATGGTGTGTCGATTGTTCCAGACTGGAATCAGCACAAAGGTACTCATCACGGCGAGTGCCAACACCAGACGATAAAACGTAATTGCGACAGGCGAAATGGCATGACTGGCCATTTTAGACACCACCACATTGCCCGCCCAAAATAAAATCGCGAATAAGGGATAAAAATAAGCTTTCTGAAACATAGGCTAGACCTCTACATTGCGGTATCGATCATGCTAAAAAATAATCAATCTATTGTTTCTCGACAATAAGACGACTACTATCGAGAAATAGACAAATTATTTTTGGACATTGCACACATGGGGAAAAACTTTGAACATGGATTTGTAGATTATCCAGTCTATGCATTTTCAGAAAACTACCCCCATGGCCATATTGAGGACTGGCATAGCCATGATCGAATCCAGCTGATTCATACCCTATCCGGTGTGATTCGAGTACAAACCCACGAAGGCATCTGGATTACCCCACCTGGACGTGGCGTGTGGATTCCCGCGCATAAACCGCATGCCCTACTCAGTAGCGGTGATGTCAAAGCCCGAGGCATTTTTATAGAAACCTCAGCACAACCTCATCTGAGTTCCGAATGTCGTGTTGTTGCCATTCCTGCTTTACTACGGGAGCTGATGAGTAGTGCAATGCAGATCAAAACAGCCATCCAGCCTGAAAGTCGTAATGAAAGACTGCTGCAATTGATCTTAGACGAAGTTCGGGTATTACCAGCTCTTGCCTTTAATTTGCCAGATCCTCAAAACCCACGCCTGCAACAACTTTGTCAGCAAATCAAAGACAATCTCAGCTTTAACTGGAATCTGGAAGATACAGCTGAACAACTGCATATCAGCAGTAAAACGTTAGCGCGACATTTTCAAAAAGAGACTGGACTGCATTTTTCCCATTGGGTTCGTCAAGCCAAACTGATGCAGGCCATGATTGATTTGGCCCTGAACAAACCTGTTTTAAATGTGGCCTTAGACTTGGGCTATGACAGCCCCAGTGCCTTTAGTGCCATGTTTAAACGTGAAACCAGCATGACACCGAGTGATTATCTTAAACAATTCTCTGACACATTGAGTTAAGTGCCCTGAGCATAGATTGAGTGAAGAATCTCATTCCTTTCATCTTCACAGCAGCATAAAATAAGCACAATCTCCCAATACCCGAATCGCTATGGATGCTCAACCCACCAATCGCAACCTGATAATGGCGATTGGTTGCCTTACTCTTTCTGCGCTACTTTTTTCTGTGATGGGCATTTGTATTCGTTACGCTTCACATACAGTCGATAACTACACCATTGTGTTTTTCCGCAATGTGGTGGGCCTGATCCTGTTTTTACCTTTTATCTTCAAGCAAGGAACCCGCTTTGTAAAAACAGAAAAACTGTGGATGCATACCTGGCGTAGTGTTGTTGGGCTTGCTGCCATGTACGGTTTTTTCTATGCCATTGCGCATTTAAAACTTTCCAATGCAATGGTGTTTACCTATTCTTCCCCCATTTTTATTCCATTGATTGCTTGGCTGTTTCTCAAAGAAAAAATCACCACAGCGATGCTCTGTGCCGCCGGGCTCGGATTTATTGGGGTGTTCTGTGTAGCTAAGCCTGATCAAGGTTTATTGAACTGGATTTCAATCGTTGGCATCAGTTCGAGTTTATTGGCTTCAATGGCCTTTGTCACCGTGCGTGCCCTCACCCAAACCGAACCCCCTGAACGGATCGTATTTTATTTCTGCTTGATTGGTTCTTTGCTGTCCGTGATTCCAATGTTTTGGGTATGGCGACCTTATCATTTACAGGAATTATTGTTTTTAATTGGTGCGGGCGTGCTGGCCAATGTCAGCCAAATCTTTATGTCGCATGCCTATCGTCTTGCCCCTGCTGGACAGATTGCACCCGTCAACTATATCGCGATTATTTTTGCAGGACTTTGGGGCTTTTTACTGTGGAATGAAGTGCCTGATTTATATAGCTTGATTGGTTTTTGCATTATTCTCTCAGCGATTTTATTATGTAGCCCTCTGACACAAAGAGATAAGAAATGGCGCTTCAAAGGTTAAGAATACGTTCCCTCTTTTCGATAAACTCATAACAATCGCAATGCGGACAATTCAAATCGATGAACATAACAAATACTATTTTTGCAAATGAATCCCCTGAAATGATCTTAGCCTTCGAAAAAGCTCAACAGACCTTTAAATACTTTTGGCGGGAGCTGTATTGGGAATATCGCAGAATCGTTCCTGCTTTTGATCTTGCTTATGTTAAATGTGCATTTACACAAGAACAGATTGATTCGCCCGATTCGCCTCTAGTTGAGTATATGTGGATCGACCAAATTGATTTTGATGGAACAACCATTTCGGGTCAGTTGATGAATCAACCAAACGAGATCAATAATGTACAAGCAGGTGAAAATGTTGCACGCCCCTTTGAAGCTATCGTGGATTGGATGTTTCTAACTCAAGATCAAGTCTATGGCGGCTTTACAATTCAAGAATATCGTAAGCAATTAAATGATGCTGAGCGAAAAGAATATGATGAGGCTTGGGGAATAAATTTTGGCGA
This genomic stretch from Acinetobacter sp. C32I harbors:
- a CDS encoding EamA family transporter, whose translation is MFQKAYFYPLFAILFWAGNVVVSKMASHAISPVAITFYRLVLALAVMSTFVLIPVWNNRHTIKQYWKQLALGGFLSVSLFQFLSYQAASTTTATNMAIVTALIPLLTMILSSAMLKDRLSYGMLFGGALSFYGILYLLSHGSITDIWKQGVHLGDGLMLIAAAGYALYGVLLKRWKMPIPAWQSNFVQSCFAIVYVLPFFIFLPASQMQLNQQTIPLIVYASIFSSVLLSYLWIEGVRHLGPNRNSIFMNLLPLFTALIAVALLGEHLQLFHYIGGGLTLLGILIAQTLQKPIQLKSASKQLLD
- a CDS encoding helix-turn-helix transcriptional regulator; this translates as MGKNFEHGFVDYPVYAFSENYPHGHIEDWHSHDRIQLIHTLSGVIRVQTHEGIWITPPGRGVWIPAHKPHALLSSGDVKARGIFIETSAQPHLSSECRVVAIPALLRELMSSAMQIKTAIQPESRNERLLQLILDEVRVLPALAFNLPDPQNPRLQQLCQQIKDNLSFNWNLEDTAEQLHISSKTLARHFQKETGLHFSHWVRQAKLMQAMIDLALNKPVLNVALDLGYDSPSAFSAMFKRETSMTPSDYLKQFSDTLS
- a CDS encoding DMT family transporter, whose protein sequence is MDAQPTNRNLIMAIGCLTLSALLFSVMGICIRYASHTVDNYTIVFFRNVVGLILFLPFIFKQGTRFVKTEKLWMHTWRSVVGLAAMYGFFYAIAHLKLSNAMVFTYSSPIFIPLIAWLFLKEKITTAMLCAAGLGFIGVFCVAKPDQGLLNWISIVGISSSLLASMAFVTVRALTQTEPPERIVFYFCLIGSLLSVIPMFWVWRPYHLQELLFLIGAGVLANVSQIFMSHAYRLAPAGQIAPVNYIAIIFAGLWGFLLWNEVPDLYSLIGFCIILSAILLCSPLTQRDKKWRFKG
- a CDS encoding DUF2314 domain-containing protein; protein product: MNITNTIFANESPEMILAFEKAQQTFKYFWRELYWEYRRIVPAFDLAYVKCAFTQEQIDSPDSPLVEYMWIDQIDFDGTTISGQLMNQPNEINNVQAGENVARPFEAIVDWMFLTQDQVYGGFTIQEYRKQLNDAERKEYDEAWGINFGDPNKILYVYDQEAHPENLIEHPMCGKMLDSFLNFIQSNPGVLHEKDESGNQLLHREAIAGNFLFIQALLELKLDTSTLNNQSMTALDLAHKMGWENIAHVLE